A DNA window from Eremothecium cymbalariae DBVPG#7215 chromosome 3, complete sequence contains the following coding sequences:
- a CDS encoding uncharacterized protein (similar to Ashbya gossypii ADL368W): protein MRDDTSKKSGKVDENGVGQCISRGTVRLGPYEETANTQKSTSNFIPTMVLEKSASGTQPATGALDFDCNDLGNPDDLEFANLMSENDEMMCRIERLDQSTQEQISKADKALKSAKPSFFSKLFPSFSTVTSGYLNGFQSGFNLTSSAIVTEASPAFVAGQLQPTRRRKFLNRLTSWVKTSHLIGDVSIRSCTVQLNGSANNSAWLASSGIPGTSGSDRLVLSNGRARVSPIDDGNQIKLFTPMLMRARGYHSRSRSLRGLQSRGLFEKMRKGVLFCHNRRKSKSFHSSRTGYSKMSSNSESDTMKRPKAGSTSNISFEACGNLITI from the coding sequence ATGAGGGACGATACTAGTAAAAAGTCGGGCAAAGTTGACGAGAATGGCGTCGGACAGTGCATTTCGCGTGGAACAGTCCGCTTAGGGCCCTATGAAGAGACTGCCAATACACAAAAAAGCACGTCCAACTTTATCCCCACAATGGTACTTGAGAAGAGTGCTTCGGGGACACAACCAGCAACTGGTGCTCTAGATTTTGATTGCAACGATTTGGGTAATCCTgatgatttggaatttgCAAATTTAATGAGTGAGAATGACGAGATGATGTGTAGGATAGAGCGGTTGGATCAATCAACGCAGGAGCAGATCAGTAAAGCTGATAAAGCATTGAAATCTGCAAAGCCATCCTTTTTTTCCAAACTTTTCCCAAGCTTCAGTACTGTTACCAGCGGTTATCTCAATGGTTTTCAATCGGGGTTTAATTTGACTTCAAGTGCCATAGTCACCGAGGCCAGTCCTGCTTTTGTTGCCGGTCAACTTCAGCCTACCAGACGCaggaagtttttgaatagaCTCACTTCTTGGGTTAAAACTTCACACCTGATTGGTGATGTATCTATAAGATCGTGCACCGTACAACTTAATGGATCAGCGAACAATTCTGCATGGTTGGCCTCCAGTGGGATTCCTGGCACATCAGGTAGCGATAGACTAGTACTGAGCAACGGTCGCGCGCGCGTGTCTCCCATTGATGACGGCAACCAAATAAAGCTTTTCACACCTATGTTAATGAGAGCTCGCGGATACCACTCTAGATCACGCTCTTTAAGAGGACTTCAATCCAGAGGCCTTTTTGAGAAGATGAGAAAAGGCGTATTATTCTGTCATAATCGTAGAAAAAGCAAGAGTTTTCATAGTTCTCGAACGGGCTACAGTAAAATGTCCTCCAATTCAGAAAGTGATACCATGAAACGACCTAAAGCTGGAAGTACTTCAAACATTAGTTTTGAGGCTTGTGGAAATCtaataacaatataa